One stretch of bacterium DNA includes these proteins:
- a CDS encoding metal-dependent hydrolase — MDPVSHVVWGIVVTNLLPGPDATLPRVAIASAAAVVPDLDFVTKFFKNIYFLKYHHSVTHSLVSVAAAGFVIAWLGCLIFPGIGFWESYLVALVAGASHCVLDLIMHGTGAMVFWPFSRRMLTGSLLLGLNPKTSHARCHEKSLRVCTVCQLHSAIKAPMMRLGVLAAVVSTFAGPLRFGLALAGAILGLLYLCLCYLQKRKVRRIALGLVPAAADVRAFPADFSPFEWLAVCAVPDGFRLLWLNSRVGQPRAIRTFPKSASSLAVERSKSTKTVREFLSACIVPWVFAIDDGDIVRVQWQDLSYALSDSIDFYAARITMRPDLSVINEDFRERWPDVWRAERQSGPD, encoded by the coding sequence ATGGATCCGGTTTCGCATGTCGTCTGGGGAATTGTGGTAACGAATCTCTTGCCGGGGCCTGATGCGACGTTGCCCAGGGTTGCGATCGCATCTGCCGCGGCCGTCGTGCCAGACCTGGATTTCGTTACTAAATTCTTTAAGAATATCTACTTCTTGAAGTATCACCACAGCGTTACGCACTCGCTCGTGAGCGTGGCGGCCGCCGGTTTCGTCATCGCATGGCTGGGATGTCTCATCTTCCCCGGTATCGGTTTCTGGGAAAGCTATCTGGTCGCGCTCGTGGCCGGGGCGAGCCACTGCGTCCTTGACCTTATCATGCACGGCACCGGGGCGATGGTGTTCTGGCCCTTCTCGAGACGGATGCTCACCGGCAGCCTTCTGTTAGGATTGAACCCCAAGACCTCTCACGCGCGATGTCATGAGAAGTCGCTCCGGGTCTGCACAGTCTGTCAGCTTCACAGCGCCATCAAGGCCCCCATGATGCGGCTTGGCGTTCTGGCGGCCGTTGTCTCGACATTTGCCGGCCCGCTGAGGTTCGGCCTCGCGCTCGCAGGCGCCATACTTGGCCTTCTCTATCTGTGCCTGTGCTACTTGCAGAAGAGAAAGGTGAGGCGCATAGCACTGGGGCTTGTCCCAGCAGCGGCCGACGTTCGGGCATTTCCCGCCGACTTCTCGCCCTTTGAATGGCTCGCTGTATGCGCCGTGCCTGATGGGTTCCGGCTGCTTTGGCTGAACTCGCGCGTGGGCCAGCCGCGGGCCATCCGGACATTTCCGAAGTCCGCATCCTCGCTCGCTGTCGAGAGGTCCAAGTCAACGAAGACCGTCCGGGAGTTCCTTTCGGCCTGCATCGTTCCGTGGGTCTTTGCGATTGATGACGGGGATATTGTCCGTGTTCAGTGGCAGGACCTGAGCTACGCTCTCAGCGACTCGATTGATTTCTACGCGGCGCGGATCACGATGCGGCCAGATCTGTCGGTCATTAACGAGGACTTCCGCGAGCGCTGGCCAGACGTTTGGCGAGCAGAGCGTCAATCTGGTCCGGATTAG
- a CDS encoding PEP/pyruvate-binding domain-containing protein has protein sequence MALRTRRGLYRPIVSGMGDFDLVRFYQGMPEGYLECDERRRIAVLGAKAAGLVHLCELGMPCPDGFVIPTSVTDEFNRLNAGVLSEVDSSNLPPSAVMERLLLPDSLWEGIERGIHWIEKKSNLLFGEVGRPLLVSVRSGGTVSLPGLMETICNVGLRRKMFGQLADADGRQRFLLDSFRRFIEGYGSAVYRIKRRQLRDILGDQGRNRPDSLAKAIDKYLAICPVPDDPWLALRRSVIAVMLSARTEEVREFMRTNYIQEPVKTAVTIQRMVFGNLDARSGSGVVFSRNPSTGQPAEAPGKTRLFGQIIVQSQGDDVVRDLGEAGAVKDLHSAYPDICKRLAEIARKLESVSGYVQDIEFTIESGKLYLLQARPAKMAPAAFLRAQLDMIEEGIASDTDVIARTDPRQLEQVLSATVTCTPPGSMKLIGEGSPLVPGYATGRACFNIDEIRQFKSKNEPVIFCCARLLLSDMAAVEAADGIISSQRNVLSHATLNARYLGRPSIVKAKLEIDPVARTIKYGDSGIRPGVLQQGDIVSIDAHHGLIYEDQMEIRISGIKDPLAERFCELVARHSDIKVYAQVEDYETYATAKRLGADGVANFRSDVLFFKKSVNFALCDFVLSVGTPDEPRARKRLHSLLKRDFLRVFQTIDENYIAIRLCKHTIYEYFPKERFDVINLAKYILSARNGEALEAKDVGLSSRQIEKMVRIIREHKRRQEDYNPILGRRGVRLATTLPQIYEIEIRAILSAMQKIQSEDKQMHVEILVPYICVVGELLYVRDLTDRIASEFGQADLHYDVAPIVEISGIAFEMDKLAPHTNLVVIRSDKLTTSTHHIVREDARQFLGAYVDRGWFYGDPFRVIQKSTERIIRHAVEAAKSVNPNIRILVAGTHCSNEYSLRRLLDLGITEICCPPIMVPVAKLIAAKTKRTTA, from the coding sequence ATGGCTTTGCGGACGAGACGAGGGCTTTACAGGCCAATCGTGAGCGGAATGGGCGACTTCGATCTTGTGAGATTCTATCAGGGTATGCCTGAGGGTTACCTGGAATGCGACGAGCGACGACGCATCGCTGTACTTGGCGCGAAGGCGGCTGGCCTCGTGCATCTATGCGAGCTTGGGATGCCATGCCCAGACGGTTTCGTCATCCCCACTTCGGTAACCGACGAGTTCAACAGATTGAACGCCGGAGTGCTCTCGGAAGTCGATTCATCAAACCTGCCGCCCAGCGCCGTGATGGAGCGACTGTTGCTGCCCGATAGTCTGTGGGAAGGCATCGAAAGGGGCATCCATTGGATCGAGAAGAAGAGCAACCTGCTATTTGGAGAGGTCGGGCGCCCGTTGCTTGTCTCGGTCAGGTCAGGCGGGACGGTCTCGCTGCCCGGGCTCATGGAAACCATCTGCAACGTGGGCCTCAGGAGGAAGATGTTTGGCCAGCTGGCTGACGCAGACGGACGGCAGAGATTCCTGCTTGACTCCTTCCGAAGGTTCATCGAGGGCTACGGCAGCGCGGTTTACCGGATCAAGAGAAGACAGCTCAGGGACATACTTGGGGATCAGGGCCGCAACAGACCTGATTCTTTGGCGAAAGCGATCGATAAATATCTGGCAATTTGCCCAGTCCCCGATGACCCCTGGCTTGCGCTGCGCAGGTCCGTGATAGCAGTGATGCTGTCGGCAAGGACCGAGGAGGTGCGCGAGTTCATGCGCACCAACTACATTCAGGAGCCTGTCAAGACCGCGGTAACCATTCAGCGAATGGTGTTTGGAAACCTCGATGCCAGGTCCGGCAGTGGCGTCGTGTTCAGCAGGAATCCCTCTACCGGCCAGCCTGCCGAGGCGCCGGGGAAAACACGACTCTTCGGACAGATTATCGTGCAATCACAGGGGGACGACGTCGTCAGGGACCTGGGCGAGGCGGGTGCCGTGAAGGACCTCCACTCGGCCTATCCTGACATCTGCAAGAGGCTCGCCGAGATCGCCCGGAAGCTGGAGAGCGTGTCTGGCTACGTTCAGGATATTGAGTTCACGATTGAATCTGGGAAGCTCTATCTTCTTCAGGCAAGGCCGGCCAAGATGGCACCTGCTGCTTTCTTGCGGGCACAGCTGGACATGATTGAGGAGGGCATCGCATCCGATACTGACGTCATCGCCAGAACAGACCCGAGGCAGCTCGAGCAGGTTCTCTCGGCTACCGTAACCTGCACGCCTCCGGGCTCAATGAAGTTGATCGGCGAGGGCAGCCCGCTCGTGCCGGGTTACGCGACCGGCAGAGCTTGCTTCAACATTGACGAGATTAGGCAGTTCAAGTCCAAAAACGAGCCGGTCATTTTCTGCTGTGCTCGATTACTTCTATCAGACATGGCAGCCGTGGAGGCTGCGGATGGGATCATCTCCTCGCAAAGGAATGTGCTCTCGCACGCAACGCTGAACGCACGCTATCTTGGTCGGCCAAGCATCGTCAAGGCGAAGCTCGAGATCGACCCCGTGGCCCGCACCATCAAGTATGGAGACAGTGGGATACGACCTGGGGTCCTGCAACAGGGCGACATCGTCTCAATAGACGCTCACCACGGGCTTATCTACGAGGACCAGATGGAGATCCGCATTTCTGGCATCAAGGACCCGCTGGCAGAGCGCTTCTGCGAGCTTGTCGCTAGGCACAGCGACATAAAGGTCTATGCCCAGGTGGAGGATTATGAGACCTATGCAACGGCCAAGAGGCTCGGTGCGGACGGCGTGGCCAACTTCCGAAGTGATGTCCTTTTCTTCAAGAAATCGGTCAACTTCGCGCTATGCGACTTTGTGCTTAGCGTAGGCACGCCAGACGAGCCACGAGCCCGCAAGCGGCTACACTCACTGCTAAAGAGGGATTTCCTGCGCGTGTTTCAGACCATCGATGAGAACTACATCGCGATCAGGCTCTGCAAGCACACGATATATGAGTATTTCCCCAAGGAGCGGTTCGATGTCATCAACCTCGCCAAGTATATCCTGAGTGCAAGGAATGGCGAGGCTCTAGAGGCCAAAGATGTGGGTCTGAGCAGCCGCCAGATCGAGAAGATGGTGAGAATAATCAGAGAGCACAAGAGACGGCAGGAGGACTACAACCCGATCCTGGGCAGGCGGGGCGTGCGGCTGGCAACGACGCTCCCACAGATTTACGAAATAGAGATTAGGGCGATACTCTCCGCCATGCAGAAGATTCAGTCTGAAGACAAACAGATGCACGTCGAGATACTTGTGCCCTATATATGCGTTGTGGGCGAGCTCCTTTACGTGCGAGACCTCACCGACAGGATCGCGTCCGAATTCGGTCAGGCGGACCTTCACTACGATGTGGCGCCAATTGTGGAGATAAGTGGGATCGCTTTCGAGATGGACAAGCTCGCTCCCCACACCAACCTGGTGGTGATCAGGTCCGACAAACTAACGACATCCACGCACCACATCGTCCGGGAAGATGCCAGGCAGTTCCTCGGTGCATACGTTGACCGGGGCTGGTTCTACGGGGACCCGTTCAGGGTGATACAGAAAAGCACGGAGAGAATCATTAGGCACGCGGTCGAGGCCGCCAAAAGCGTCAATCCAAACATACGCATACTTGTGGCCGGAACCCACTGTTCAAACGAATACAGCCTCCGCAGGCTGCTTGACCTCGGAATCACCGAGATATGCTGCCCACCGATCATGGTCCCAGTCGCAAAGCTCATCGCAGCCAAAACAAAGAGGACAACAGCTTGA
- a CDS encoding undecaprenyl-diphosphate phosphatase has protein sequence MSLIKAVLFGALQGLTEFLPVSSSGHLAVFHKLFGAAVESMVPMGVIAHLGTLLAVLIYFRKDLVMFARILSPKTLSSVVRRPSKLFIALPPQDDHGRLSYQRILAMIVVGTLPAAVIGLAFKDTIERVFASVKVVGAMFLVTAAVLLLTRLAQQGERTVWHTWLLSAFLIGIAQALAITPGISRSGFTIAAGIFLGLRRDFAARFSFLLSIPAIAGAFVLEFGDIARALSTQGALEMVLIFLAAFAIGYVSIAVLLRIVSRGRLHLFGLYCLAAGVLTLCLV, from the coding sequence GTGAGCCTTATCAAAGCGGTGCTTTTCGGGGCGCTCCAGGGCTTGACCGAGTTCTTGCCGGTCAGTTCCTCCGGCCACTTAGCTGTCTTTCACAAGCTTTTTGGCGCCGCAGTGGAGTCAATGGTTCCAATGGGCGTAATCGCCCATTTGGGGACGCTTTTAGCGGTTCTGATCTACTTCCGCAAGGACCTGGTAATGTTTGCCCGCATCCTGTCTCCCAAGACGCTGTCGAGCGTCGTCAGGAGGCCCTCTAAACTGTTCATCGCGCTGCCGCCGCAGGATGATCATGGCAGGCTGTCATATCAGCGCATCCTCGCAATGATCGTAGTCGGGACGCTCCCCGCCGCAGTCATAGGCCTTGCCTTCAAGGATACGATTGAGCGGGTGTTCGCGAGCGTCAAGGTGGTTGGCGCGATGTTTCTTGTAACTGCTGCTGTGCTCCTTTTGACGAGACTGGCCCAGCAGGGCGAGAGAACGGTCTGGCACACTTGGCTGCTCAGCGCCTTTCTCATCGGGATTGCCCAGGCTCTGGCCATAACGCCAGGCATCTCGCGGTCCGGCTTCACGATCGCCGCCGGCATATTCCTCGGCCTCAGGCGGGATTTCGCGGCCCGTTTCTCCTTCCTGCTATCGATACCGGCCATAGCTGGCGCCTTCGTGCTCGAGTTCGGCGACATCGCTCGTGCTCTGAGCACCCAGGGCGCGTTGGAAATGGTCTTGATATTCCTTGCCGCTTTTGCGATTGGCTACGTCTCAATAGCAGTCCTTCTGCGTATCGTCAGCCGGGGCAGGCTGCATCTGTTCGGTCTTTATTGCCTCGCCGCTGGAGTATTGACGCTCTGTCTGGTCTAG
- a CDS encoding rod shape-determining protein has translation MFQWLFSFFSNDLAIDLGTANSLVYMKNRGIVLSEPSIVAIQLDTHKVLAVGKKAREMVGRTPENILAIRPLRDGVISDFEVTEKMLRHFIGMAHGGGAISRPFIRPRIIVAVPSGITQVERKAVIESATKAGAAEVYLVEEPMAAAIGAGLPIEEPIGNMIVDIGGGTTEVAVISLGGMVFKQSLRLGGDKMDDDIQQYIKRKHNLLIGQRMAEYVKIQVGSAYPLQKTLSVEIQGRDIIRGVPKRITVTGDEIREALKDTVDSIVHLIRQALEKTPPELSGDIAERGLTISGGGSLLRNLDLRLKDETGLPIKISEDPLTSVALGAGRMLNNPDLLRKVSAMSR, from the coding sequence ATGTTTCAGTGGCTTTTTTCATTCTTCTCAAACGATCTGGCCATCGACCTGGGCACAGCCAACAGCCTCGTTTACATGAAGAATCGGGGCATAGTGCTCAGCGAGCCATCCATCGTGGCGATTCAGCTCGATACCCATAAGGTCCTGGCGGTTGGCAAAAAGGCGAGGGAGATGGTTGGCAGAACGCCGGAGAACATACTCGCGATAAGGCCCTTGAGGGACGGCGTTATATCGGACTTCGAGGTAACAGAGAAGATGCTTCGGCACTTCATCGGCATGGCGCACGGCGGTGGGGCAATCTCGAGGCCCTTCATCAGGCCCAGGATAATCGTTGCGGTGCCTTCGGGGATTACCCAGGTTGAGCGCAAGGCCGTCATCGAGTCGGCAACGAAGGCCGGGGCGGCAGAGGTTTATCTGGTTGAGGAGCCGATGGCGGCGGCCATCGGGGCAGGGCTGCCGATCGAGGAGCCAATAGGCAACATGATAGTCGATATCGGCGGCGGGACGACGGAGGTGGCGGTGATCTCACTCGGCGGGATGGTGTTCAAGCAGTCGCTTCGACTCGGAGGCGACAAGATGGATGACGACATCCAGCAATATATCAAGAGAAAACACAACCTACTGATCGGGCAGCGGATGGCTGAGTATGTGAAGATACAGGTGGGCTCGGCCTATCCGCTTCAGAAGACGCTTTCGGTCGAGATTCAGGGTCGAGACATAATAAGAGGGGTGCCGAAGCGCATTACGGTTACCGGTGACGAGATACGAGAAGCGCTGAAGGACACGGTAGATTCGATCGTGCATTTGATACGGCAGGCGCTTGAGAAAACGCCTCCGGAGCTTTCAGGAGACATCGCCGAGCGCGGTCTGACGATTTCAGGGGGCGGCTCACTGCTGAGGAATCTCGATCTACGCTTGAAGGACGAGACAGGGCTGCCTATCAAGATATCAGAGGACCCGCTCACATCAGTGGCGCTCGGTGCAGGCCGGATGCTGAACAACCCCGACCTTCTGCGCAAGGTGTCGGCGATGTCAAGATAG
- the mreC gene encoding rod shape-determining protein MreC — MPAFASKHGTLVLLVTYIASSIYLLSLDIRNPDRTLIVERAVMATFAPLQSTCATVCEFIGDTFHTYVDFVNTNKLNAELKRKVSRLEAEKAKLMEAAIQNERLRKIVKLDESRRFDSLVCSVIGVDPSKLFSSVFIDRGSSDSLSRNTPIITYDGVVGKIVKVSSHVARVQLLTDARSSIAVLVQRSRAPGILQGTGTNLCEMVYIDAAADIRTGDTLLTSGFGGVFPRGLRVGRVRSVVKKKGALTKSAKVSPLINVHQLEEVLALVAERKSELEKIERQQW; from the coding sequence ATGCCTGCTTTCGCTAGTAAACACGGAACTCTTGTGTTGCTAGTAACCTACATCGCATCGTCAATCTACTTGCTCTCGTTGGACATTCGCAATCCTGACCGGACGCTCATCGTCGAACGTGCCGTTATGGCCACATTCGCTCCGCTGCAATCCACCTGCGCGACGGTCTGCGAATTCATCGGGGATACGTTCCACACATACGTCGATTTCGTCAACACCAATAAACTGAACGCAGAGTTGAAAAGGAAGGTCTCACGGCTTGAGGCCGAGAAGGCCAAGCTGATGGAAGCCGCCATTCAGAACGAGCGCCTCAGGAAGATCGTCAAGCTCGACGAGTCGAGGCGCTTCGACTCGCTTGTCTGCTCTGTGATAGGTGTTGATCCGTCCAAGCTCTTCAGCAGCGTGTTCATAGACCGGGGGTCTTCAGACAGCCTTAGTAGGAACACGCCCATCATCACTTACGATGGTGTCGTAGGCAAGATCGTTAAAGTCTCAAGCCACGTTGCACGTGTTCAGCTCTTGACGGACGCGAGGTCCAGCATAGCGGTGCTGGTGCAGCGGTCGAGGGCGCCGGGGATACTCCAGGGCACCGGCACGAACCTCTGCGAGATGGTCTATATCGACGCGGCGGCAGATATAAGAACGGGCGATACGCTGCTGACCTCGGGATTCGGCGGAGTTTTCCCACGCGGCCTGAGGGTCGGAAGGGTTCGCTCAGTTGTTAAAAAGAAGGGGGCGCTGACCAAGAGCGCTAAGGTCTCCCCCCTTATCAATGTTCACCAGCTGGAGGAAGTTCTCGCACTGGTGGCGGAGCGAAAGAGCGAGCTTGAAAAGATCGAGAGGCAGCAGTGGTAG
- a CDS encoding PBP1A family penicillin-binding protein, translating to MVAKRGSGRGRKLIKTLAWLILIMVVLGAVAGFAVYSRLASNLPSIEILDDFRPSLASLVYDGKGDKVHEFYIERRIWTPIERIPKLMQQAIIAVEDARFYSHGGVDWLGILRAMWANLRKRRIEQGASTITQQLARRLFLTPEKTYKRKIREIILACQIEKKLANKQRILEYYLNEIYFGSGAYGVAAAAQVYFGKPLQELSMPQFALLAGLPRAPSRYSPLRNPSLAQRRRNFAIRRMADVGLISEQLCREATATPLNTVDPDKSMKTTCGAWFFEHIRRSCLEIFKAPSEKLEDENEQETETMLFGASPADMVYRDGLNIYSTIDMRLQCAAESALDRGLREVDKREGFRGPVEGGKLDDELDRQHIRPGLITLATVTGITPEAIAVTFGKDIQGTIEKRHFKWALNKTHELLIATGSVIEVKVRDSFHADDEGPVPLSLDQEPLVEGALVAIDLHTGYVRAMAGGRSFKTSEFNRAIQSRRQPGSAFKPVIYTTAIDSGMIPTDIILDVPVYMDEVDTVWKPDNYGEQVFGPVTLQTALEKSKNLATINLIKRLSPGLALHYARLLGIRSDLEPVLSLALGSMGVSLLELTSLYGVIATEGKRFTPVFIKEITDRSGQPLYGQEPDMEQVLSPQTAYVMIHMLKGVIQRGTGIRAKELGHNLAGKTGTTNDFADAWFVGFSPNLVVGTWVGFDELKPIGKGETGARAALPIWIEFMKDALKDEPEDDFPVPEGIVFRTVDSKTGELATDKTADAIIEAFIKGAEPLEHTASTSQRALHFSEIDAGL from the coding sequence GTGGTAGCGAAGCGTGGGTCAGGTAGGGGCAGAAAGTTGATCAAAACGCTGGCGTGGCTCATCCTAATTATGGTGGTGCTTGGGGCCGTAGCCGGCTTTGCTGTGTATTCAAGACTTGCATCCAACCTCCCATCTATCGAGATACTCGACGATTTCAGGCCGAGCCTCGCCTCACTGGTCTATGACGGCAAGGGCGACAAAGTGCACGAGTTCTACATTGAGCGACGAATATGGACGCCAATCGAGAGAATCCCCAAACTCATGCAGCAGGCGATCATCGCCGTGGAGGACGCGAGGTTCTACTCACACGGCGGCGTCGATTGGCTCGGCATCCTTCGCGCCATGTGGGCGAACCTCCGCAAAAGACGCATCGAACAAGGCGCAAGCACAATCACCCAACAGCTGGCGAGGCGACTCTTCCTAACGCCTGAAAAAACTTACAAGCGAAAGATAAGGGAGATAATCCTCGCCTGCCAGATCGAGAAGAAGCTGGCCAACAAGCAAAGGATCCTGGAGTACTACCTCAACGAGATATATTTTGGGTCCGGCGCCTATGGCGTCGCGGCCGCAGCACAGGTGTACTTCGGCAAGCCGCTGCAGGAGCTCTCCATGCCTCAGTTCGCCCTGCTTGCCGGTCTGCCTCGCGCACCGAGCAGGTATTCACCGCTGAGGAACCCGTCCCTGGCTCAGAGACGACGGAACTTCGCTATCCGGCGAATGGCGGATGTGGGGCTCATCTCCGAGCAACTCTGCCGCGAGGCGACCGCAACCCCTCTTAATACTGTCGACCCGGACAAATCAATGAAGACGACTTGCGGAGCTTGGTTCTTCGAGCACATCCGGCGCAGCTGCCTTGAGATATTCAAGGCGCCATCGGAGAAATTAGAAGACGAGAATGAACAGGAAACGGAGACCATGCTTTTTGGGGCTTCTCCCGCAGACATGGTCTATCGCGATGGCCTGAACATCTATTCGACGATCGATATGAGGCTTCAGTGTGCGGCTGAGAGTGCGCTTGACAGGGGGCTGAGGGAGGTGGACAAGCGGGAGGGTTTCCGCGGACCCGTTGAGGGCGGCAAGCTCGACGATGAGCTCGACAGGCAGCATATAAGGCCGGGCCTTATCACCCTGGCCACGGTGACCGGAATAACACCCGAGGCGATTGCCGTCACGTTTGGCAAGGACATTCAGGGAACAATAGAGAAGAGACATTTCAAATGGGCTTTGAACAAGACGCACGAGCTTCTTATAGCCACGGGCTCCGTAATTGAGGTCAAGGTGCGAGACAGCTTTCATGCCGATGACGAGGGTCCCGTCCCGCTCAGTCTGGACCAGGAACCTCTGGTGGAAGGAGCTTTAGTGGCAATAGACCTCCACACTGGTTATGTGAGGGCGATGGCAGGAGGCCGAAGCTTCAAAACAAGCGAGTTCAACAGGGCTATCCAGTCTCGCCGGCAGCCGGGTTCGGCCTTCAAACCTGTCATCTACACCACGGCAATAGATTCGGGAATGATCCCAACCGACATAATACTCGACGTTCCTGTCTATATGGACGAGGTAGATACAGTCTGGAAGCCGGATAACTACGGCGAGCAAGTCTTCGGCCCAGTTACGCTTCAGACTGCGCTTGAGAAGTCCAAGAACCTTGCCACGATTAACCTGATCAAGAGGCTAAGCCCCGGGCTCGCTCTTCACTACGCCCGGCTGCTCGGCATCAGATCAGACCTTGAGCCGGTCCTCTCGTTGGCGCTCGGCTCAATGGGCGTCAGTCTCCTGGAATTGACAAGCCTCTACGGCGTGATTGCGACCGAGGGCAAGCGATTTACACCAGTTTTCATCAAGGAGATAACCGACCGGTCTGGGCAGCCGCTCTATGGTCAGGAGCCGGATATGGAGCAGGTTCTCAGTCCGCAGACCGCCTACGTTATGATCCACATGCTAAAAGGAGTCATCCAGCGCGGCACTGGGATTAGGGCAAAGGAGCTGGGCCACAACCTCGCGGGCAAGACTGGCACAACGAACGATTTCGCCGATGCGTGGTTCGTTGGTTTCAGCCCCAACCTCGTTGTGGGGACTTGGGTAGGTTTCGACGAGCTAAAGCCAATCGGCAAGGGCGAGACTGGCGCGAGGGCAGCGCTTCCGATCTGGATTGAATTCATGAAAGATGCGTTGAAAGACGAGCCTGAAGATGACTTCCCCGTGCCTGAAGGCATCGTGTTCAGGACGGTTGATTCCAAGACCGGGGAACTCGCCACTGACAAGACAGCCGACGCGATAATCGAGGCGTTCATCAAAGGCGCCGAGCCGCTTGAGCACACGGCATCCACTTCGCAAAGGGCGCTCCACTTCAGCGAGATCGACGCGGGGCTCTGA
- a CDS encoding EscU/YscU/HrcU family type III secretion system export apparatus switch protein, giving the protein MAKGRKIKKAAALAYDHRGPEAPRLIAKGKGDLAEKIIKLAKEHDIAIKEDADLVEALMLLDLEEAIPAELYKVVAEILAFVYSLNQKWKQLNLG; this is encoded by the coding sequence ATGGCTAAAGGGAGAAAGATCAAAAAAGCGGCCGCTCTTGCCTACGACCACAGGGGTCCAGAGGCGCCGAGGCTGATTGCGAAGGGCAAAGGAGACCTGGCGGAGAAGATCATAAAGCTTGCCAAGGAACACGACATAGCGATTAAGGAAGATGCTGACCTGGTCGAGGCGCTGATGCTGCTGGACCTGGAGGAGGCGATTCCAGCCGAGCTCTACAAGGTCGTGGCGGAGATACTCGCCTTCGTGTATTCTCTCAATCAAAAATGGAAACAGCTCAATCTGGGATAA
- a CDS encoding corrinoid protein, whose amino-acid sequence MDERGIKDSLIVGEQERLCELVRSALEDGDSAKAILDVMIEGMGVIGDRFQKKEIFIPEVLLAARAMTSATEILKPILAESGSKPLGTVIIGTVLGDLHDIGKNIVGMMLKGNGFEVINLGRDVAPEKFVETAKESGAKVIGLSSLVTTSMPQMKRTIELLRQEGLNGSVAVMVGGAPVTQEFADSIGADGYADDAPGAVQKAKEFLQIEQ is encoded by the coding sequence TTGGACGAGCGTGGCATCAAGGATTCTCTTATAGTGGGCGAGCAGGAGCGGCTATGTGAGCTCGTCAGAAGCGCGCTGGAAGATGGCGACTCGGCGAAGGCGATTCTGGACGTGATGATCGAGGGTATGGGTGTCATCGGCGACCGTTTTCAGAAGAAAGAGATATTCATCCCAGAGGTCCTGCTAGCGGCAAGGGCGATGACCTCTGCGACGGAGATTCTGAAACCCATTCTCGCCGAGTCCGGCAGCAAGCCTCTCGGGACAGTCATAATCGGGACGGTTCTAGGCGATCTGCACGACATAGGTAAGAACATAGTCGGGATGATGCTCAAGGGGAATGGGTTCGAGGTGATAAACCTGGGCCGGGACGTCGCGCCGGAGAAGTTCGTTGAGACCGCGAAAGAGAGCGGCGCAAAGGTGATTGGGCTGTCCTCGCTCGTAACGACATCGATGCCGCAGATGAAGCGGACGATAGAGCTTCTGAGGCAGGAAGGTCTGAACGGAAGTGTCGCTGTCATGGTGGGCGGCGCCCCGGTAACGCAGGAGTTCGCAGATTCGATCGGCGCAGACGGCTACGCGGACGACGCTCCCGGAGCGGTCCAGAAAGCCAAGGAGTTCCTACAAATTGAACAATAG
- a CDS encoding homocysteine S-methyltransferase family protein has translation MNNRLSELLAKKTLLIVDGAMGTMLQSAGLGVGECPELWNINRPDSIRQIHEAYLNAGADVILTNTFGGSPKKLSMFGLAHRAVAINRAGAQLAAQARESCGRYKAALIFGSVGPTGELLEPLGTATLEAMIEQFAVQIEALVEGGVDAIMVETMISPEEAIAAASAGKTVQESLPIVINLTYEPTPRGPRTMMGTSPERFIQMLSEQGVNVDGVGTNCGTGADDMVSVVSALRGCTDLPIVAYPNAGMPRMQDGMAVYDESPEAFSEKTAKLADAGATMIGGCCGTTPEHIQHLCRRLANVR, from the coding sequence TTGAACAATAGACTCTCGGAGCTCCTTGCCAAGAAGACGCTGCTCATCGTTGACGGCGCGATGGGGACGATGCTCCAGAGCGCTGGGCTCGGCGTCGGAGAGTGCCCCGAGCTTTGGAACATCAATCGCCCAGACAGCATTCGGCAGATCCACGAGGCGTATCTCAACGCTGGCGCGGATGTGATCCTTACGAACACTTTTGGCGGCTCCCCAAAAAAACTGTCCATGTTCGGCCTAGCGCATCGGGCAGTGGCGATAAACCGCGCAGGTGCACAGCTTGCGGCGCAGGCTCGTGAATCTTGTGGCAGATATAAAGCAGCTCTCATTTTCGGCAGCGTCGGACCCACGGGCGAGCTTCTCGAGCCGCTCGGCACAGCAACCCTCGAGGCGATGATTGAGCAGTTCGCAGTTCAGATCGAGGCGCTTGTAGAGGGCGGCGTTGACGCGATCATGGTCGAGACGATGATCTCGCCGGAGGAGGCGATTGCCGCCGCCAGTGCTGGCAAGACCGTCCAAGAGTCGCTCCCAATCGTCATCAACCTCACATACGAGCCCACGCCTCGCGGGCCGCGAACGATGATGGGCACGAGCCCTGAGCGGTTCATCCAAATGCTCTCGGAGCAAGGCGTGAACGTGGATGGCGTTGGAACTAACTGTGGGACAGGCGCGGATGACATGGTCTCGGTCGTCTCGGCGCTTAGAGGCTGCACCGACCTGCCGATCGTCGCGTATCCAAACGCTGGGATGCCGAGGATGCAGGACGGCATGGCCGTCTATGACGAGTCGCCGGAAGCATTCTCCGAGAAAACCGCCAAACTCGCCGATGCGGGCGCGACGATGATCGGCGGCTGCTGCGGGACAACGCCGGAGCACATACAGCACCTATGCAGGAGGTTGGCCAATGTCCGCTAG